The Pyrococcus horikoshii OT3 genome includes a window with the following:
- a CDS encoding aconitase X catalytic domain-containing protein: MYLTKEEELALSGEYGPALQKAMEILVALGDLYGADRLIPIKSAQIAGVSYKNLGEAGLEFLRDLVEMGAKVSVYTTLNPPGIGNEDFMEKQEEIISLYREMGIEVTSTCTPYYGANLPKFGDHLAWSESSAVSFANSVLGARTNREGGPSSLAAAIVGKTPNYGLHLDENRKATHFVKVTFEPKNEVEYSLLGYRVGEIVENGIPYFSNLTPSLDELKALGASMAASGGVALYHVEKHTPEWRGAINDKVEKITIDSKEVEDVKERFNADWGEVDFILLGCPHASLKEVKNIAELLKMRGKPLRIPLYITISRSVKALADFLGYTEVIERYNGKLLQDVCLVVSPVKEWYSGVATNSGKAAFYFKSFGLNVKLESVEKIIMEAP, translated from the coding sequence TTGTATCTTACAAAAGAGGAGGAACTCGCATTATCCGGGGAATATGGGCCGGCTCTTCAAAAGGCCATGGAGATATTGGTAGCCTTAGGGGATCTTTACGGAGCTGATAGGCTTATACCCATAAAAAGTGCTCAAATAGCCGGTGTAAGCTATAAAAATCTAGGAGAGGCTGGACTCGAATTTTTAAGGGATCTCGTTGAGATGGGGGCGAAGGTTTCAGTCTATACAACCCTCAATCCTCCAGGAATAGGAAATGAGGATTTCATGGAAAAGCAGGAAGAGATAATAAGCCTTTACAGGGAAATGGGAATCGAAGTCACATCAACCTGTACACCTTATTATGGGGCCAATCTTCCTAAGTTTGGGGATCACCTAGCATGGAGCGAAAGCTCGGCCGTTAGCTTCGCTAATTCTGTTCTCGGAGCAAGAACCAATAGGGAGGGTGGACCTTCAAGCCTTGCAGCTGCGATAGTTGGAAAAACGCCAAATTATGGACTTCATCTAGACGAAAATAGAAAGGCCACACATTTTGTAAAGGTAACGTTTGAACCTAAAAATGAAGTTGAATACTCTTTATTGGGATATAGAGTTGGAGAAATAGTTGAAAATGGAATTCCTTACTTTTCTAACCTCACACCTAGTTTAGATGAACTTAAGGCCTTAGGGGCCAGCATGGCCGCTAGCGGAGGAGTTGCCCTATATCATGTGGAGAAGCACACACCTGAATGGAGAGGAGCAATTAATGACAAGGTAGAGAAGATAACCATTGATTCTAAGGAGGTTGAGGATGTTAAGGAGAGGTTCAATGCTGACTGGGGAGAGGTTGATTTCATTCTCCTGGGTTGCCCCCATGCTTCCCTTAAGGAGGTAAAGAACATTGCAGAACTTTTGAAGATGAGGGGAAAACCATTAAGAATACCGCTTTATATAACGATCAGTAGGAGCGTTAAAGCCCTAGCCGACTTTTTAGGCTACACCGAGGTAATTGAGAGGTACAATGGAAAGTTATTACAGGATGTATGCCTGGTAGTCTCTCCAGTAAAGGAGTGGTACTCTGGAGTTGCAACCAACAGCGGGAAGGCCGCCTTCTATTTTAAATCCTTTGGACTTAATGTAAAATTGGAGAGCGTTGAAAAAATTATCATGGAGGCCCCCTGA
- a CDS encoding MraY family glycosyltransferase → MKKAGIVGIDVHKLDKREVPEMGGLALLLSISLVALALVRADWVVSIFLLVGLVGILDDLVNLRQSHKVILTFFSTSPLLFYIKRNYITILALKIKLGIIALLVFWLYIVVSANLVNMLAGFNGLEVGTSSIIFLVIALLSEGDVRKLALVAFFASLGFLYWNRYPARIFPGDTGTLSLGALIGILAILGELEFPVAIMLIPHTIDFLLKARVRFKGKSLGRTRVLEDGTLVPPPYPSFLGMLMRVKPMKEWELVLTVLFLEACLGILAILLA, encoded by the coding sequence ATGAAGAAAGCTGGAATAGTTGGGATAGACGTTCATAAGTTAGACAAACGTGAAGTTCCCGAGATGGGGGGATTGGCCCTACTTCTGTCTATCTCTTTAGTTGCTCTAGCCCTCGTTAGAGCTGATTGGGTTGTTTCTATCTTCCTGCTCGTAGGTCTCGTTGGAATTTTGGACGATCTCGTGAACCTCAGACAGAGTCATAAAGTTATACTAACTTTCTTTTCCACTTCCCCGTTGTTGTTTTACATTAAGAGGAATTACATAACTATCTTAGCCCTCAAAATTAAGCTTGGTATTATAGCATTGCTCGTATTCTGGCTGTACATCGTGGTTTCGGCTAACCTCGTGAACATGCTTGCCGGATTTAATGGGCTTGAGGTTGGAACTTCATCGATAATATTCCTTGTAATAGCCCTACTTAGTGAAGGGGATGTCAGAAAATTAGCATTAGTAGCATTTTTCGCTTCTTTGGGCTTCTTATATTGGAATAGATATCCAGCGAGGATATTCCCAGGGGACACGGGAACTTTATCCCTAGGGGCTTTAATAGGAATTTTAGCCATACTAGGAGAACTCGAATTTCCGGTTGCTATCATGTTAATCCCCCATACGATCGACTTCCTCCTTAAAGCTAGGGTTAGGTTCAAAGGAAAATCCCTGGGGAGAACTAGAGTTCTAGAAGACGGGACCCTTGTTCCCCCTCCCTATCCATCTTTCCTGGGGATGCTGATGAGGGTTAAACCAATGAAGGAGTGGGAGCTAGTGTTAACCGTTTTATTCCTAGAAGCTTGCCTTGGTATCTTGGCTATTCTATTAGCTTAA
- a CDS encoding DUF126 domain-containing protein, with protein MKLKGKGIGKVVVEGEVIVSRKPLSFLGGVDPETGTITDPESDIKGESITGKILVFPKGKGSTVGSYILYALSKNGKGPKAIIVEEAEPIVTAGAIISGIPLITNVDISKLKTGMRVRINPQEGEVEILAEGNL; from the coding sequence ATGAAGCTCAAGGGAAAAGGAATAGGAAAGGTTGTGGTTGAGGGAGAGGTGATAGTATCCAGGAAACCCTTGTCATTTTTAGGGGGAGTTGATCCCGAAACAGGAACTATAACGGATCCGGAAAGCGACATAAAGGGAGAGAGCATAACTGGTAAGATCTTGGTATTTCCAAAGGGAAAGGGGTCAACTGTTGGTTCCTACATCCTCTACGCCCTCTCTAAAAATGGTAAGGGACCTAAGGCTATAATAGTGGAGGAAGCGGAACCTATAGTTACTGCAGGAGCTATAATCTCTGGAATTCCCTTGATAACAAACGTTGACATATCAAAGCTAAAGACGGGAATGAGGGTAAGGATCAACCCCCAGGAGGGGGAGGTGGAAATCCTTGCCGAAGGGAATCTATGA
- a CDS encoding site-2 protease family protein has product MPKGIYECISCGHREVIDSTKPLLPNACPVCGGDMILVGYEIDVEEEEHGVEEALRKFYELGSLLERRGEVYVYEVLGIIEKDFEKVLKEMEKLGYWVALKRSKDKTLLYVFPAKNVESRENPLIGIILFVLTLFSTFFAGYILSSLYVATLNELNLPGIKNVYLNALAFSLGIISILGTHEMGHKIAATLHNVKSTFPYFIPFPSFIGTLGAVIRVKSPIPTRNAAVDLGASGPIAGLLVAIPVTIIGLKLSVIVPVDYLKQGETIYFGTSILFYALTKFVLGNLPQGSGIILHPLAVAGWVGILVTFLNLIPAAQLDGGHIARALMPERAHRILTYALGFITLGLSYFWPGWLLWGILILLMGRIGNPGALDEVTPLTPGRKALAILIWIIFAISAVPVPFSQRL; this is encoded by the coding sequence TTGCCGAAGGGAATCTATGAATGTATATCATGTGGACATAGAGAGGTTATCGACTCGACTAAGCCCCTCCTCCCCAACGCCTGCCCCGTATGCGGAGGGGATATGATACTAGTAGGTTATGAGATAGACGTTGAGGAAGAGGAACATGGAGTGGAAGAAGCCCTTAGGAAGTTCTACGAGCTAGGATCGCTTTTGGAGAGGAGAGGAGAAGTCTATGTATATGAAGTTTTAGGGATCATAGAGAAGGATTTTGAGAAAGTTCTTAAGGAAATGGAAAAGCTTGGCTATTGGGTTGCACTAAAGAGATCCAAGGATAAAACCCTACTATATGTTTTTCCAGCTAAAAATGTGGAAAGTAGGGAGAATCCGCTGATAGGAATAATATTATTCGTGCTAACCCTTTTTAGCACTTTCTTTGCAGGATATATCCTTTCATCCCTCTACGTCGCAACTTTAAACGAGCTGAACCTTCCAGGGATAAAGAACGTATATCTAAATGCATTAGCGTTCTCCCTTGGAATAATCTCAATACTTGGAACCCACGAGATGGGACATAAGATAGCTGCAACTTTACATAATGTTAAATCAACGTTTCCGTACTTCATTCCATTTCCCTCCTTCATAGGAACGCTTGGGGCCGTAATAAGGGTGAAATCTCCAATTCCAACTAGGAATGCGGCCGTTGATTTAGGGGCTAGCGGGCCAATTGCGGGACTTTTGGTGGCAATTCCTGTAACTATAATTGGACTTAAGCTTTCGGTCATCGTCCCGGTAGATTATCTAAAGCAGGGAGAAACGATATACTTTGGAACAAGCATACTCTTCTACGCCTTAACAAAATTTGTCCTGGGAAATCTTCCCCAGGGCTCTGGGATAATTTTGCATCCACTAGCAGTTGCTGGATGGGTCGGAATATTGGTAACTTTCCTAAATCTTATACCAGCAGCCCAATTAGATGGTGGACATATAGCAAGAGCTTTAATGCCAGAAAGAGCCCACAGGATACTAACGTATGCACTTGGGTTCATAACGCTCGGGTTATCCTACTTCTGGCCAGGGTGGCTTCTTTGGGGAATTCTAATCCTCTTGATGGGAAGAATAGGAAATCCTGGGGCCTTAGATGAGGTTACCCCATTAACTCCTGGTAGAAAAGCACTTGCAATATTAATTTGGATAATTTTTGCAATCTCAGCAGTTCCAGTTCCATTCTCTCAGAGGCTTTGA
- a CDS encoding geranylgeranyl reductase family protein, translating to MRYDVLIIGGGPVGNYLASLLAGKVNVGVIEKKGAFGGKACTGIVGAENYESLGLPEKAILNAFNGAFFISREKVFEIHRSLPQAYLIDRKVLERELAKRAMRKGAEYYLSTNFLGFKNGKAILQHLDSRLEIEAKYYVGADGVNSSVAKEIQARTEGEVLKGWEIEVLGNFKRDHVEVWVNKNINPEFFFWVAPINEEEARVGTFGEIDSLAKFLKIRRLNPFKTVEIKSGAVILGWRKPWVKGNVALVGDAALQIKPTTAGGIVFGAYCAKSLAKAILNDNLEIYERECSWVREQVSFGLKIRKVFKNLTQEKIEEIFEVLSSEEVRKIIVERADFDDHVKTVKALLKNPRVLAKLIRISPIILRALL from the coding sequence ATGAGATATGATGTGCTCATTATTGGAGGAGGACCCGTAGGAAATTATCTTGCGAGCTTACTTGCTGGAAAAGTTAACGTTGGTGTCATTGAGAAGAAAGGAGCATTTGGGGGAAAAGCCTGCACAGGGATCGTAGGAGCTGAAAACTATGAAAGCCTAGGTCTTCCTGAAAAGGCCATATTGAACGCCTTCAATGGGGCCTTCTTCATTTCCAGGGAGAAGGTTTTTGAGATTCATAGATCTCTTCCCCAAGCATACCTCATAGATAGGAAAGTGCTTGAAAGGGAACTTGCTAAAAGGGCCATGAGGAAAGGGGCAGAATACTATCTCTCAACTAATTTCCTGGGATTCAAGAATGGAAAAGCGATCCTTCAGCATTTAGATTCTAGGCTCGAAATAGAGGCAAAATACTACGTGGGAGCGGATGGAGTAAACAGTAGCGTTGCCAAGGAAATACAGGCAAGAACTGAAGGGGAAGTCCTAAAAGGATGGGAAATTGAAGTTCTCGGAAATTTCAAGAGGGATCACGTTGAAGTTTGGGTAAACAAAAATATTAATCCAGAGTTCTTCTTTTGGGTAGCCCCTATAAACGAGGAAGAAGCAAGGGTTGGCACTTTTGGGGAAATAGATTCCCTCGCAAAATTTTTGAAAATTAGGAGATTAAATCCATTTAAAACCGTTGAAATAAAATCTGGGGCCGTGATCCTTGGCTGGAGGAAACCCTGGGTAAAGGGTAACGTAGCTCTAGTTGGCGATGCAGCACTTCAGATAAAGCCAACGACCGCTGGGGGAATAGTTTTTGGCGCTTACTGTGCAAAAAGCCTTGCCAAAGCTATACTAAACGATAACTTGGAGATATATGAAAGGGAATGCTCCTGGGTTAGAGAGCAAGTTAGCTTTGGATTAAAAATAAGGAAGGTTTTCAAGAACTTGACGCAGGAAAAAATAGAGGAAATATTCGAAGTTCTTAGCTCCGAAGAAGTTAGAAAGATAATCGTTGAGAGGGCCGATTTCGACGACCACGTCAAGACGGTCAAAGCACTACTAAAGAATCCAAGGGTGTTAGCCAAGTTAATTAGAATATCACCCATAATCTTGAGGGCCCTTCTCTAG
- the cas6 gene encoding CRISPR-associated endoribonuclease Cas6: MRIEVKLLPLKDNPILPFNYNYEVYSQILEKVNSIEPTIAKLLSSPHGFWTFSRIIVRKRKILPDKGIEILSDDVSLYISSSNEDIIRAIAEAVEKSPEFKIGELSFLVGDIKAIKVKELGKENVFSTLSPIVVRTVKFEGNKLRHWDLYPHDELFMDRLRKVMILRYSEVMGETPKDRDFTIEVLKFKPTRLMVGSSYIRGSLMVFRYAGSEEIARFGYENGFGEKTGLGFGMVKLIE; this comes from the coding sequence ATGAGAATCGAAGTTAAGCTACTACCACTTAAGGACAACCCAATTCTACCATTCAATTACAACTACGAGGTATACTCCCAAATTCTAGAGAAGGTCAACTCGATCGAACCTACAATAGCTAAGCTATTATCCTCTCCCCATGGTTTCTGGACGTTCTCTAGAATTATCGTGAGGAAAAGGAAGATATTGCCGGATAAGGGTATTGAAATTCTCTCAGATGATGTTTCCCTCTATATTTCATCCTCAAACGAGGACATAATAAGGGCAATAGCGGAAGCCGTTGAGAAGAGCCCAGAATTTAAAATAGGCGAGCTTTCGTTTTTAGTCGGTGATATAAAAGCTATAAAGGTTAAAGAACTTGGAAAAGAAAACGTGTTCTCAACTTTGAGTCCAATCGTAGTTAGAACCGTAAAGTTCGAGGGTAATAAGTTAAGGCATTGGGATCTTTATCCTCACGATGAATTATTCATGGATAGGCTCAGGAAGGTGATGATCCTAAGGTACAGTGAAGTCATGGGAGAAACCCCAAAGGATAGGGATTTCACGATAGAAGTCCTTAAGTTTAAGCCCACGAGGCTCATGGTTGGAAGCTCGTATATAAGGGGATCCCTCATGGTATTTAGATATGCCGGTTCTGAAGAGATAGCGAGATTTGGTTATGAAAACGGATTCGGAGAGAAAACAGGACTAGGATTTGGAATGGTTAAGCTAATAGAATAG
- a CDS encoding CDP-2,3-bis-(O-geranylgeranyl)-sn-glycerol synthase, whose translation MNQLLEAFWYILPAYFANSSPVVLGGGTPIDFGKKWRDGRRILGDGKTWRGFFGGLIVGTIIGIVQYFLLPEYYGSLGIAIELAFLLSLGTLVGDLIGSFIKRRLNMPRGYPAVGLDQWGFLIAALCFAYPVKTIPTGEVLFLLVITPLIHWGANIFAYKMGWKKVPW comes from the coding sequence ATGAACCAGCTCCTTGAGGCATTTTGGTATATCCTCCCAGCTTACTTTGCAAATTCTTCTCCAGTTGTACTAGGTGGGGGAACTCCAATAGACTTCGGAAAAAAGTGGAGGGATGGAAGAAGAATACTAGGTGATGGAAAAACTTGGAGGGGATTCTTTGGAGGATTAATCGTTGGGACGATTATTGGAATTGTCCAGTATTTCCTGTTGCCAGAATATTATGGGAGTCTTGGAATAGCGATTGAACTGGCTTTTTTGCTATCTCTTGGAACGTTAGTGGGAGATTTAATTGGTAGCTTTATAAAGAGGAGGCTGAATATGCCCAGAGGCTATCCAGCCGTTGGACTTGACCAGTGGGGGTTCTTAATAGCTGCTCTGTGCTTTGCTTATCCTGTGAAAACTATACCTACGGGGGAGGTTCTCTTTCTATTGGTAATAACCCCACTCATACACTGGGGGGCTAATATCTTCGCATATAAAATGGGTTGGAAAAAAGTTCCGTGGTAA
- a CDS encoding ASCH domain-containing protein — MKWEMGLQEEYIELIKAGKKKIEGRLYDEKRRQIKPGDIIIFEGGKLKVKVKGIRVYSSFKEMLEKEGIENVLPGVKSIEEGVKVYRQFYDEEREKKYGVVAIEIEPIE; from the coding sequence ATGAAGTGGGAAATGGGACTTCAAGAGGAGTACATTGAGCTAATAAAAGCTGGAAAAAAGAAGATCGAAGGTAGACTGTACGATGAGAAGAGGAGGCAAATCAAGCCAGGAGATATAATAATATTTGAGGGAGGTAAACTAAAGGTCAAAGTAAAGGGTATCCGAGTTTACAGCTCCTTTAAAGAGATGCTAGAAAAAGAGGGGATAGAAAACGTCTTACCTGGAGTAAAAAGCATAGAAGAGGGAGTAAAGGTATATAGACAGTTCTACGATGAGGAGAGGGAGAAAAAATATGGGGTTGTTGCAATTGAGATAGAGCCAATTGAATGA
- a CDS encoding DHH family phosphoesterase, which produces MAVRDCPECHGTGKIKVGEKECPVCHGWGYVPADFKLGEHLKGYRNLKNLGVEEEVDEIPCPECHGKGTVPVYDTCPTCGGTGKVLVCDICGRIKGPWEPGMETTWVCPECERKFKVVYVLDNACDYEDVEVGKYYKGIIDRVERFGVFVRLNKHVLGLIKKKDLLGKRQYIPGEEIIVQVLDVRPDRKEIDFLEAPLTRYREVQVKKELPVTLIGDLREELAGKTVKVRGKVTQVQVTGGPTVFTLTDGTGITWAAAFEAPGVRAYPNVNIGDVVEVIGKVSFHAGRIQIEIVDMHRIWGPEALEVKKRIEEELDKKAQPKDVGFLVKSEVLEALKPKIMKAAFMIRRAIFEGRPIILRHHADTDGYTAGVALETAIVPLIEEVAPDPDARWHLFKRRPSRAPFYELEDVLKDIIFMMEDHMRFGDELPLVVIVDNGGTTEDIPAYKRLKAYGVKIVVIDHHDPRDWISEDKAKVDEYVDVHVNPHHVKRGYYELTAGMLATEVARYVNPAVEDKIKHLPAIAGTGDRSKAPEFYQYLEYAKEKGLTEEDLKKIAEVIDHEAFYWKFMDGRGIIEDILLVTGNLQRHRMLVDSIYSEVKEKQEKVLRAVLPHVKSVVLPNGIRFNTIDVELYAPKFDYPSPGKLSGLIHDHFKEKYGEESPILTLAYGPDFAVVRASDGMAKYNFDLNKIVKILAEKLPDAGVEGGGHSYAGSIKFFEGKRKEVLEAFAKEIFKLKAGE; this is translated from the coding sequence ATGGCAGTTAGGGATTGCCCTGAATGTCATGGGACTGGTAAAATTAAGGTTGGTGAGAAGGAGTGTCCTGTTTGCCACGGGTGGGGATACGTTCCAGCTGATTTTAAGTTAGGAGAGCATCTTAAGGGTTACAGGAATCTTAAGAACCTGGGAGTTGAGGAAGAAGTCGATGAAATACCATGCCCAGAGTGCCACGGGAAGGGAACGGTTCCAGTTTACGATACTTGTCCAACCTGCGGTGGAACAGGAAAGGTCTTAGTATGTGACATATGCGGTAGGATAAAAGGCCCCTGGGAACCGGGTATGGAAACCACCTGGGTCTGTCCTGAGTGCGAGAGAAAGTTTAAGGTTGTTTACGTCTTGGATAATGCATGTGATTATGAGGATGTCGAAGTTGGAAAGTACTACAAGGGTATAATAGATAGGGTTGAGAGGTTCGGCGTATTCGTTAGGCTTAATAAGCATGTTCTCGGCTTGATAAAGAAGAAGGATCTCCTTGGTAAGAGACAATACATTCCTGGGGAGGAGATAATAGTCCAGGTCCTTGACGTTAGGCCAGATAGGAAGGAGATAGACTTTCTAGAAGCGCCGTTAACAAGGTATAGGGAAGTTCAAGTAAAGAAGGAACTTCCAGTCACGCTAATAGGAGATTTAAGGGAAGAACTTGCTGGAAAGACTGTGAAAGTTAGGGGAAAGGTGACCCAAGTCCAAGTTACTGGAGGACCTACGGTGTTCACGCTAACCGATGGGACGGGAATTACATGGGCGGCCGCTTTTGAAGCCCCTGGAGTAAGGGCTTATCCCAACGTGAACATTGGAGATGTAGTTGAGGTTATAGGGAAGGTATCCTTCCACGCTGGAAGGATTCAGATAGAAATAGTTGACATGCACAGGATCTGGGGCCCCGAAGCCCTGGAGGTTAAGAAAAGGATTGAGGAGGAGCTTGATAAAAAAGCTCAGCCAAAAGATGTTGGTTTCCTGGTCAAAAGCGAAGTTTTGGAAGCACTTAAACCCAAGATAATGAAGGCTGCCTTTATGATAAGGAGGGCTATCTTTGAGGGTAGGCCAATAATACTGAGGCACCATGCAGATACCGATGGTTATACCGCTGGTGTCGCATTGGAAACTGCAATAGTTCCGTTAATAGAGGAGGTTGCCCCAGATCCAGATGCAAGATGGCATTTATTCAAGAGAAGGCCTTCAAGGGCTCCCTTTTACGAGCTTGAAGACGTCCTAAAGGATATAATATTCATGATGGAAGATCATATGCGCTTTGGTGATGAACTTCCCCTCGTGGTTATAGTTGATAATGGAGGAACAACTGAGGATATCCCGGCTTATAAAAGGCTGAAAGCTTATGGGGTTAAGATAGTGGTAATTGATCATCATGACCCCAGGGATTGGATAAGCGAGGATAAAGCGAAAGTCGATGAGTACGTTGACGTTCATGTAAATCCACACCACGTTAAGAGGGGCTACTATGAGCTCACCGCTGGAATGCTTGCAACTGAGGTTGCTAGGTATGTAAACCCAGCCGTTGAGGATAAAATAAAGCATTTACCGGCGATAGCTGGAACCGGTGATAGGAGTAAAGCTCCAGAATTCTATCAATACCTGGAGTACGCCAAGGAGAAGGGCCTTACCGAGGAGGATTTGAAAAAGATAGCTGAGGTCATAGACCACGAAGCATTCTATTGGAAGTTCATGGATGGGAGAGGAATAATAGAGGATATCCTCCTAGTTACAGGGAACCTCCAGAGGCACAGAATGCTTGTTGACTCAATATACTCAGAGGTCAAAGAGAAGCAGGAAAAAGTTCTCAGGGCAGTTCTTCCTCACGTCAAGAGCGTTGTGCTACCGAATGGTATTAGGTTTAACACAATTGACGTTGAGCTTTACGCTCCAAAGTTCGACTATCCAAGCCCAGGAAAGCTTTCTGGATTGATACATGATCACTTCAAAGAGAAATACGGAGAAGAATCTCCAATTTTAACACTTGCTTACGGCCCTGACTTTGCCGTCGTAAGGGCCAGTGATGGTATGGCTAAGTACAACTTCGACTTGAATAAAATAGTAAAGATCCTCGCTGAAAAACTTCCAGATGCTGGGGTTGAGGGAGGAGGCCATAGCTACGCTGGTTCAATAAAGTTCTTCGAGGGGAAGAGAAAGGAAGTCTTGGAGGCATTTGCCAAGGAAATATTCAAGCTCAAGGCTGGTGAGTGA
- a CDS encoding DUF61 family protein, translating into MEKIEKIIEFEIARINSHLPRARRSLKELLEMKEAKVTLRDGSEHYFKREELKLLANLLDEDEISKLKLPIVIEISTLERDKIMIRGRVEVKVIKKVLGLEEGYLEENVLKLPRYYLAEIRRKLPTTTVHAFIVEW; encoded by the coding sequence ATGGAAAAGATTGAGAAGATAATTGAGTTTGAAATAGCTAGGATAAATTCCCATCTTCCCAGGGCTAGGAGATCACTTAAAGAGCTCTTGGAAATGAAAGAGGCAAAGGTAACACTACGAGATGGTAGTGAGCATTATTTCAAAAGGGAAGAACTAAAGTTACTCGCAAATCTGCTTGATGAGGATGAGATATCCAAACTAAAGCTTCCAATTGTAATAGAGATAAGCACATTGGAGAGGGATAAGATCATGATCAGGGGAAGGGTTGAGGTAAAGGTTATCAAGAAGGTTTTAGGTCTTGAAGAGGGATACCTTGAAGAAAATGTTCTAAAGCTTCCTAGGTATTATCTTGCGGAGATCAGGAGGAAACTTCCAACGACCACCGTTCATGCATTCATCGTGGAGTGGTGA
- a CDS encoding Era-like GTP-binding protein, which produces MIKVAIIGAENVGKSTLMNALLGGKFSEVSETPGTTKGIIKRAFGKIKLPKTMKNPFGGADELVLIDTAGLFDPEKEIRGKVLSEEKFKELIKEIVNADVIIHMIDATKGLHRGMEKLHYMLKFRYEKPIIVVINKIDLVSREELERLRELVKKRLEQEPILLSLVTYEGFNELLKALTYYAQYVE; this is translated from the coding sequence ATGATAAAGGTTGCGATTATCGGGGCCGAAAACGTTGGTAAGTCAACACTTATGAATGCACTCCTTGGAGGGAAATTTTCTGAAGTATCTGAAACCCCAGGAACGACTAAAGGAATTATAAAAAGGGCTTTCGGCAAAATAAAGCTACCAAAAACAATGAAAAACCCGTTTGGAGGGGCCGATGAGCTAGTTCTAATTGACACGGCCGGCCTCTTCGACCCCGAGAAGGAAATCAGGGGAAAGGTGCTAAGCGAGGAGAAGTTCAAAGAGCTAATTAAGGAGATAGTTAATGCCGATGTCATAATCCACATGATAGATGCCACAAAGGGCCTTCACAGGGGAATGGAAAAACTACATTATATGCTAAAGTTTAGGTATGAAAAGCCGATAATAGTCGTCATAAATAAGATAGACCTTGTTTCAAGGGAAGAGCTTGAAAGGCTAAGGGAACTCGTCAAAAAAAGGCTTGAGCAGGAGCCCATTTTACTCTCCCTGGTAACTTACGAGGGATTCAATGAGTTATTAAAAGCCCTAACATATTATGCCCAGTACGTTGAGTGA
- a CDS encoding HD domain-containing protein, with protein MIEKILLVQTLKRLPRMGWLIKGVQEPESIADHSFGVAFITLVLADVLEKRGKRIDVEKALKMAIVHDLAEAIITDIPLSAQEFVDKDKAEALVFKKVFPEFYELYREYQECSSPEAQLVRIADKLDMILQAYQYELSGNKNLDEFWEAIEEIKRLELSKYLEDILNSVGRLKA; from the coding sequence ATGATCGAAAAGATATTGCTCGTTCAAACCCTCAAAAGATTGCCCAGAATGGGTTGGCTCATCAAGGGTGTCCAGGAGCCTGAAAGTATTGCTGATCACTCCTTTGGTGTTGCTTTTATAACCCTTGTTCTTGCCGATGTTTTGGAAAAGAGGGGAAAGAGGATAGATGTCGAGAAGGCCCTAAAGATGGCAATAGTTCACGACTTAGCTGAGGCAATAATAACGGATATACCCCTCTCTGCCCAGGAATTTGTGGACAAAGATAAAGCTGAAGCACTAGTCTTTAAAAAAGTGTTTCCAGAATTTTACGAGTTATACAGAGAATACCAAGAATGCTCGTCTCCCGAAGCTCAGCTTGTGAGAATAGCAGATAAACTTGACATGATCCTTCAGGCTTATCAATATGAACTCTCTGGGAATAAAAATTTGGATGAATTTTGGGAAGCCATAGAGGAGATCAAGAGACTGGAGCTGTCCAAATATCTGGAGGATATTTTGAACTCAGTTGGGAGGTTAAAAGCTTGA